From one Nitrospira sp. MA-1 genomic stretch:
- a CDS encoding phosphate-starvation-inducible PsiE family protein encodes MKATMQSNDSSMFNSSFQQSSAWLAKALEADLTHFWMKGIKAVLSLLIVTILVGLAGGVLRIFLNLEALFTEPLEQVFRQLIVDTLIILAIVEVFKTTVTYFSEGRVKVTFIVDTILVVMLTEIISKWFSEAHLEQWMILGGILVVLAIIRVVAVQWSPTRGENTQEWPQAQKSH; translated from the coding sequence ATGAAAGCCACGATGCAGTCGAACGATTCCTCCATGTTCAACAGCTCCTTTCAACAGTCATCCGCCTGGCTGGCCAAAGCGTTAGAGGCCGACCTGACCCATTTCTGGATGAAAGGTATCAAAGCCGTCCTGAGCTTATTAATTGTCACCATCCTCGTAGGACTCGCTGGAGGCGTCTTGAGGATTTTCTTGAATTTAGAAGCTCTTTTCACAGAACCCCTCGAACAGGTCTTTCGTCAACTCATCGTGGACACGTTGATCATACTGGCCATCGTGGAGGTCTTCAAAACAACCGTGACCTATTTTTCCGAAGGGCGGGTGAAGGTCACGTTTATTGTCGATACGATTCTCGTGGTCATGCTTACCGAAATTATCTCGAAATGGTTTTCGGAAGCCCATCTGGAACAGTGGATGATCTTGGGTGGAATATTAGTGGTATTGGCCATCATCCGGGTCGTGGCCGTCCAATGGTCTCCGACGCGAGGCGAAAATACCCAGGAATGGCCTCAAGCTCAAAAATCTCACTAA
- a CDS encoding CBS domain-containing protein, with protein MVRVEQLMTRELACVEFTQAVSIAANLMRIRKIGSLLVKHGEELVGIVTESDIVRKVVAFHFPSEYIQVGNIMSSPIVSIDESESISEAAGIMKAAYTRHLVVGNESHVSGMLSVRDLLAPVAKDEL; from the coding sequence ATGGTACGAGTTGAACAGTTAATGACCAGAGAACTGGCCTGTGTTGAGTTCACCCAAGCGGTATCAATCGCGGCCAACCTGATGCGAATTCGCAAAATTGGCAGCCTGTTAGTGAAACACGGAGAAGAGTTAGTGGGAATTGTGACGGAAAGCGATATCGTGAGAAAGGTCGTGGCATTTCATTTCCCTTCAGAGTATATCCAAGTCGGAAATATCATGAGTAGTCCCATTGTCTCCATTGATGAATCAGAGTCGATTTCTGAGGCTGCCGGGATCATGAAGGCGGCTTACACGAGACATTTGGTGGTAGGCAATGAGTCCCATGTGTCCGGCATGCTTTCTGTTCGTGATTTATTAGCTCCTGTTGCAAAGGATGAATTATAA
- the phoU gene encoding phosphate signaling complex protein PhoU, with amino-acid sequence MNNQHTLRIFDEDLNTLRQEIVALSNHVSEQLHRALTALVENNADLAEQVIANDRIADALQEKINTHTTRTLARQQAMADDLRAILAASRIAIHLERIGDYAKNTAKRSRHLARPISAEFAEEFLWMGKRIQSMLSQVTESYIHHNAPLANVAWTDDAELDTVYANLFEHLLRMMSQESRNIGDGTQLLFIAKGLERAGDHVTDIAEEIYLMVTGLPLQGPRPKISELL; translated from the coding sequence CAATCAACACACCCTACGAATTTTTGACGAAGATTTGAACACCCTTCGACAGGAGATTGTGGCTCTCTCAAATCACGTGTCGGAGCAACTGCACCGTGCGCTGACCGCCTTGGTGGAGAACAATGCCGACTTGGCGGAGCAGGTTATTGCCAACGACCGTATTGCAGATGCCCTGCAAGAAAAAATCAATACCCATACGACCCGCACTCTTGCCCGTCAACAGGCGATGGCGGACGACCTGCGAGCTATTCTGGCGGCTTCTCGCATCGCGATTCATTTGGAACGGATCGGTGATTACGCAAAAAATACCGCCAAACGCAGCCGGCATTTGGCACGGCCCATCTCTGCCGAATTTGCTGAAGAATTTCTATGGATGGGGAAACGCATCCAATCCATGTTGTCCCAGGTCACGGAGTCCTATATTCACCATAATGCCCCGTTGGCCAATGTTGCTTGGACGGATGACGCCGAATTGGACACCGTCTATGCCAACCTGTTTGAGCACCTGCTCCGCATGATGAGCCAGGAATCCAGGAACATCGGTGACGGGACTCAATTATTATTTATCGCCAAAGGGTTGGAACGCGCCGGCGATCATGTGACCGACATTGCTGAAGAAATATATTTAATGGTCACCGGTCTTCCTTTGCAAGGCCCCCGTCCCAAAATCAGCGAACTGTTATGA